The window gatgactcTAAATAAACTTCATGGCGTCTGTCTGTGGGATGTTGTGTGAATCCTGCGTCACTGAACTCAAACTCATCCGTCGAATCTTCTCTGTTCTCCAACTTGACTTCAGAGTTGAGCTGCCATGACTGGCAGCTTCTTCCGGTTCTCCCCAAAGAACCGAAACTATGACCACCGATCTCCGTGTTAGAGTTTAAATCCGGAGGGATACTTCCTGTCCTGTCAACAGAGTCCACGTGAAGCCCTTCCACCCTTTCTGGAGAAACAAAATAGGGCCCTCCTTCCACTCCTGCTGACCTCCTGCCCAACACGGCATCCATCTctgcaaaatatttaaaactacaCGGCTGTGAGCTGTCAACGCTCCTCTGTAGCTTGGCTCTCACGTAGTTAGCTTTCAGAGTTTTGACCCGGAGCCGGCACTGGTGCGGACTCCGAGAGAAACCCATTTCACTCATCCGGGCCGAGAGGTGTTTGAAGACATGGCGGTTGCGGAGGTTTTCTGCCAAACTCTTCTGGACGCGTTCGTCGCTCCAGGCGCACAGCAGCACCTGAGTCTCCTCCACCGTCCAGTTAACGGAGCGCTCGGCCTCTCGTTTCCctgcacaaacagaaacacgGATGATGTTTGTTCGTCTGAGGCG of the Thunnus maccoyii chromosome 9, fThuMac1.1, whole genome shotgun sequence genome contains:
- the LOC121903715 gene encoding uncharacterized protein LOC121903715; this translates as MNPPMINSTNSVSTTKRKREAERSVNWTVEETQVLLCAWSDERVQKSLAENLRNRHVFKHLSARMSEMGFSRSPHQCRLRVKTLKANYVRAKLQRSVDSSQPCSFKYFAEMDAVLGRRSAGVEGGPYFVSPERVEGLHVDSVDRTGSIPPDLNSNTEIGGHSFGSLGRTGRSCQSWQLNSEVKLENREDSTDEFEFSDAGFTQHPTDRRHEVYLESSIHPEPAGTPVENSLSTPSPHVAPHPPVPPPLPQPDASPLPTPPDPSPGPLPTSGHQHPESSCLEPVLKHLSECFQRLVSETRGLLVQLESQRQEQARWHRDLLADWLQREERRQRETAEREERREKARMEHEIRVLELLTSLAREQGCRCGGGQTVAVTPTGPNHTITKDGH